AGAAACGGCCACAAGGTGATCGGGATCTAATGAATGACGCATACCAAGGAAAAGGGCAACTCCCAGCAATACCAGCAAATCCATTGACACATCTCCTTTCTTGTTTGGACTATTCGTCCATGGCTTGACGCAAGTGGACATGATGGTAATATGCCGCACACGCCCCTTCGGACGACACCATGAGTGCACCCACAGGATGTTCAGGAGTGCATTCCTTACCAAACAGTTTGCATTGATGCGGTTTTAACGCTCCTTTTAACACTTCACCGCATTGAGCCGCTTTCGGATCGGTCATACACGCGCCTTCTACCTGAAAGCGAACTTCCGCATCCCATTGTGCGAATTCGGGTCGTAGTTTCAACGCCGACTGGGAGATGATTCCGAGGCCGCGCCATTCGAAGAAAGGCCGGACTTCAAAGACTTCGTTCATCGCTTTAAGAGCAGGGATGTTCCCTTCCGAAGGGACAACGCGGATGTACTGATTTTCAACTTCCGAACGGCCTTCCCTCATTTGTTTGACCAGTATAAGGATGGATTGCAATAAATCCAGGGGCTCAAACCCGGAGATGACCACAGGTCTTCCGTAATCTTTGGCGATAAATTCATATGGACGTGTGCCGATCACCGTAGAGACATGGCCAGGCCCAATAAATCCGTCGATACGCATTTCTGGAGAGTCCAGAATCGCGCGAATCGCCGGAATGATAAGAACGTGATTGGAATACACAAAAAAATTTTGCACGTTCAAGTCACGGGCGCGCAAGATCGTCAGCGCCGTCGACGGAGCCGTCGTCTCAAAGCCGATGGCGAACAGCACCACCTGCCGGTCGGGATTATCGATGGCGATCTTTAATGCGTCCAAGGGGGAGTAAATCATCCGTATATCTGCCCCCTTGGACTTAAGTTCCAAGGGGGTTCCCTTACGCCCCGGTACCCGCATCACATCACCGAAAGCGGTAAAAATCACATCCGGCTGTTGGGCGATCGTCAACCCTTCGTCCATGCGCCCCGTGGGAAGGACACAAACTGGACAACCCGGCCCATGGACGAGCTCAATGTTTTCCGGCAGCAAGTTCTGCAGTCCGAATCGAAAGATAGAAAATGTATGTCCGCCGCAAACTTCCATAAAACGGTAGTTGTCATTGGGATCTACGAGACGATGAATCTCTGCCGAAATCTTGTGGATCAATTCCGGGTCGCGAAACTCGTCAACATATTTCATTGTCGTCATGTTTGCACCTCCAATGCTCGCCCCAAAGCCACGCCCATATGAACAAGAAGGATTTCCCCTTTTTTGATGTCGGGAACGAAGTCAATGGCAACGTTCGTGCGTACTCCTGAACGGTCCTCTACCACTGCTTCATTGTCATGAATTTCGATGACTTTTACCGGAACCGCCACATCGGCGCATGTTGAACAGCCATGATTTGACAACTTATTTCTGCCAAATGAGTTCAGATTGACTTTCTTAGTCATCCTCTCATCCTTCTTTCATTTTGTCATTTGAGGACTTGACCGATGAAGATTTCACGTTCATTTTTTCATCAAATTGATAGCCCATCACTTCCTCCATGGCCTCGTCCGCTTCACCTAACATGCTTAGCAGTCTCAATTGTTCAACCGCTTGTTCCTCGCTTATCTTGCTCATGGCAAATCCGACGTGGATGAGTACCCAATCGCCAAGATGGGCTCCTTCATTTTTCAGCAGACCAATGTTAATCTTCCGTCTCACGCCGGAGACATCGACCATGGCATAGTGTTGATCCTCGTCTAGCAGCTCCACAATTTGGCCAGGTATCGCCAAGCACATGGACACGTTCCTCCTCTTCTCCGTCATTAAAAACGTGTTTACTCAAATTCGAGGCGCCACACAATGACGCGGTTGTTCCCCGAATCGGCGATCGCCAATCTATTCTTATGAAACCAAATGCCATAAGGCCAGCATAAAGTGTCCCATGCCACCTTTTGCCAACGGTTTTCTCCCGCCCCATCAAAGTCTTGTTGGCCTATGACGCAGGATGCGGGATGATACGCCCCTTTGCGTGGTAACTCTGTATAAAGTAGGACGCGATTGTTGGCCGTATCAGCCACCGCGAGCAAGCCGCCGCTTAAGGAGATGCCGTATGGAAAGCGCAACCGCCGTGGCCCCTGGGGAACGTGGGGTAATTCAAACGATTCCGTGAAGTTTTTTTGCCCGAGTACCAAATCGGCGGGACGGTCCATATCTGGAGGAGGCGTATAGCCGAGAACGCGATGATTGCCTGCATCGGCGACAAATAATGTCCTTTCATCACCGGCAAGGGCATGTGGCCAACGAAACGTGTCCACACCCACACCCTTCCCCCGGTTTTCGCCGTTGACGTAACCATGAGGTTGACCCAGAATGAGATCAGGTACTTGACCGTCTTCCGGGATGCCTTTCCAGCCCAGAATCCTGCGGTTGCCCGTGTCTGCCACATAAAACCAGCCATTGACGTAAGCAAAGCCGTAAGGCCAATAAAATCCCGTCGGGCAGACCTTCCCTCCTCGATTGGGGTCGATGTGTTGCATGTCAGGTTGACCCAGGACATGATCGGGCGGCTGGTTGCTTTTTTCCGGCAACGTATCCCAAATCAACAGACGGTGATGCCATGCGTCGGCAACAAACAAACGTCCTTCAATCACCGCTACGCCAGTTGGGAGATGAAACATGTTGGGACCCTCAGATTCAAAATCGGCCTGTCCCAAAACAACGTCCGCCGGGGCATGATCGTTCTCTGACCACCCGTACCAAATGAGCAGGCGATGATTGCCACTGTCGGCCACCACGACGACGTCATCGTCCATATATACCCCCCTCGGGGCGTATAGATTGATCCGGTTTGGCCATGCCGGTGGCAATGTGAGACCTCCGGGAGCGGGTCCCCCCAACCACCGTTCGGGATAAGCGGTCAGTTTAACCGTACCCATACCCATTGGTCCTTCACTTGTACCGGAAACGGTTCTAACTGAACGTGGGGGGCCGTCAGACATTCCCCGGTTGATAAGTCGAAACGGAAGCCGTGCCACGGACAGGTAATGGCTCCACCGTCGACCATTCCCCCGTCAAGGGGCATGCCCATATGGGGACACTGGTTGCGATAGGCCATCACCTTTCCATCGATGCGCACCAATAAGATGTCGTGCGCCTGATGGGTAAAACGGACCGCCCTTCCTTCTTCCAGGTCCGAGACTGACGGACCTTTCACCCAGCCACTTTGTTCCAGGTTATCCGCTTCGTCGATAACATGCAACGGCATGTAACCGGAAGCAACTTCGTCTTCCGCCATGAGCACATCTTCAATTTCTGGCACACGCGTTTTGACCGCTTCCTCGACCGCTGTTTTCAACGTCACAGCAGATAAAGAACAACCGGAGCAAGCACCTTGAAGGCGGACATAGGCCGTATGACCTTCAACTTTAACCAATTCTACATCGCCACCGTGCGAGCGCAAATAGGGGCGCACTTCTTCGAGCACTGCTGCGACACGTGTAAACAAGTCTTGTTTGATGATGCCGTGCATCGAAAGCAGTGCATAGACGGCAGGATCTCCCACCGCTTTAAGCAGCAGCTCTTTGCCCTCTTCTGTTTCACGAATCGTACGGATGAGCTTCCTGAGAGCATGTTCATGAAAGGCTTCGATGGCCTTTTTTAACTCCATCGCCTTCCTGCAAGCATCCTCCGGCAGCTCTTTAACTGATTCCAAAACCCGATCCACATGTTCCGCCAAAGCGTGAAAATCCTCCTGCTGGACCTTCATCGTCAATCACCCCCAAACGCCAGCGACTGTTCGAGCGCTTCTTCCGTTTTTTGCAACAACAAGGCGGCAAAGGTTTGTTTTGCCATCGCTTGCAATACCTCCCCGACGGTGGTGTGTTCAAAAATGGAGGAAGGAACGGTTAGATTCTGCTTGGCCAACGCTTGTAGAATCAAGCAAGCCCCAGCCGGGTTATCCAGGAGAGCCTCACGAAAAAATGCGTCCACGAATTCATTTAGCCATACACCGTCACCTTGCGGATTGGTACGGAGCCGAATCAATGCGTTTTGTATGCCTTCATTGCGCTGAACGATACGTTCACTAAATCGGTCAACGGCCATGGCCAACAGAAAGTTGAAGTATTGTTGCTCATGAAGATTCATGGTCCACTCTCCCTCTTTCTTCCTTCGATTGCATTATAATGTTATAGATGCCTCCGCTCATTCTTTTGTCACCTTTTGTTTCCGGGCTATTTCAGCTAATATTTCCTCTACGGCCTCTGCGGCATCTTGTTCCCCTTGCGAACGGAAAATGCGACTGGCCTCTTCTAAGCGAGGTACCGCCCGGGAAAACGCGCCTAAATGAGCCAGAGCATTTCCTTGATTGGCTAAAACACGGGCATATCCCAAAAGATCGTCCTCAGGGCGGCGTACGGCAAGTACGTCTTCATAAAGTGCCACGGCTTCCCAAAGATTTTCTTCCGGATGGGATGTTTTCACATGTTGTAATGCGTTGGCCAGATTGACGGTTGCGCTCGCCCAAAGCTCTGGATGTGTCTCCTTTTGAAAAATGTGCAAAGCCTCCCTGAGCGATTGAATGGCCACCGCAGTCCGCAAATGGGAGCCTCGATCAATTGCCGGCATGGAAAGATAAGCCAAAGCCAAATTCATATGAACCATGGCATAGCTTTCAGGATGGGTCTCTTTGCGATACACTTTCAGCGCCTCGTGGTAACACTTAACCGCTTCCAAGAGGAGCTCTTTCCGTCCCTCGGCACCGGTTTGATAAGCCGTTCCCAACTGAAACCAAAGCTCTGCCCGGGCTTCTTGAAATGAAGATGTTTCTAAGAGGTCAAGAGCGTGACGATACCCCTCAACCGTATCCTGGACGTGACCGTCAAGCATCTGTTTCGTCGCCGCCCATTCAGCATAGAGTCTGGAGGAAAATACGGGAGAGACATCCCTGACAGATTTTGCTGCCTCCAAAAGGAGCTCAAGCCCGGTTGACCAATCTTTTTTCTGAAAGGCACCGTATGCCTGAGTGGCTAATAAAAACGCCCGGACTTCCCCAGTGGTGTCGTCATGCGGAGGGGGCGTATCGCGAAGACCGTAACGCCAGGCCACCGCATCCAGGAGAAGCGAAAGGTCTCCA
The genomic region above belongs to Caldalkalibacillus uzonensis and contains:
- the hypD gene encoding hydrogenase formation protein HypD, whose translation is MTTMKYVDEFRDPELIHKISAEIHRLVDPNDNYRFMEVCGGHTFSIFRFGLQNLLPENIELVHGPGCPVCVLPTGRMDEGLTIAQQPDVIFTAFGDVMRVPGRKGTPLELKSKGADIRMIYSPLDALKIAIDNPDRQVVLFAIGFETTAPSTALTILRARDLNVQNFFVYSNHVLIIPAIRAILDSPEMRIDGFIGPGHVSTVIGTRPYEFIAKDYGRPVVISGFEPLDLLQSILILVKQMREGRSEVENQYIRVVPSEGNIPALKAMNEVFEVRPFFEWRGLGIISQSALKLRPEFAQWDAEVRFQVEGACMTDPKAAQCGEVLKGALKPHQCKLFGKECTPEHPVGALMVSSEGACAAYYHHVHLRQAMDE
- a CDS encoding HypC/HybG/HupF family hydrogenase formation chaperone — translated: MTKKVNLNSFGRNKLSNHGCSTCADVAVPVKVIEIHDNEAVVEDRSGVRTNVAIDFVPDIKKGEILLVHMGVALGRALEVQT
- a CDS encoding HypC/HybG/HupF family hydrogenase formation chaperone, translating into MCLAIPGQIVELLDEDQHYAMVDVSGVRRKINIGLLKNEGAHLGDWVLIHVGFAMSKISEEQAVEQLRLLSMLGEADEAMEEVMGYQFDEKMNVKSSSVKSSNDKMKEG
- a CDS encoding NHL repeat-containing protein, whose translation is MGTVKLTAYPERWLGGPAPGGLTLPPAWPNRINLYAPRGVYMDDDVVVVADSGNHRLLIWYGWSENDHAPADVVLGQADFESEGPNMFHLPTGVAVIEGRLFVADAWHHRLLIWDTLPEKSNQPPDHVLGQPDMQHIDPNRGGKVCPTGFYWPYGFAYVNGWFYVADTGNRRILGWKGIPEDGQVPDLILGQPHGYVNGENRGKGVGVDTFRWPHALAGDERTLFVADAGNHRVLGYTPPPDMDRPADLVLGQKNFTESFELPHVPQGPRRLRFPYGISLSGGLLAVADTANNRVLLYTELPRKGAYHPASCVIGQQDFDGAGENRWQKVAWDTLCWPYGIWFHKNRLAIADSGNNRVIVWRLEFE
- a CDS encoding NifU family protein codes for the protein MKVQQEDFHALAEHVDRVLESVKELPEDACRKAMELKKAIEAFHEHALRKLIRTIRETEEGKELLLKAVGDPAVYALLSMHGIIKQDLFTRVAAVLEEVRPYLRSHGGDVELVKVEGHTAYVRLQGACSGCSLSAVTLKTAVEEAVKTRVPEIEDVLMAEDEVASGYMPLHVIDEADNLEQSGWVKGPSVSDLEEGRAVRFTHQAHDILLVRIDGKVMAYRNQCPHMGMPLDGGMVDGGAITCPWHGFRFDLSTGECLTAPHVQLEPFPVQVKDQWVWVRLN
- a CDS encoding tetratricopeptide repeat protein: MLRPQPIGVFPGTAGFLLLPSVPEGNNLLSLLLRGDLPDIWPDEWRFFAAAIEGQSEQVVLSLLPQGPEGIFNRFILDPQAHIYALAKERMTGDLSLLLDAVAWRYGLRDTPPPHDDTTGEVRAFLLATQAYGAFQKKDWSTGLELLLEAAKSVRDVSPVFSSRLYAEWAATKQMLDGHVQDTVEGYRHALDLLETSSFQEARAELWFQLGTAYQTGAEGRKELLLEAVKCYHEALKVYRKETHPESYAMVHMNLALAYLSMPAIDRGSHLRTAVAIQSLREALHIFQKETHPELWASATVNLANALQHVKTSHPEENLWEAVALYEDVLAVRRPEDDLLGYARVLANQGNALAHLGAFSRAVPRLEEASRIFRSQGEQDAAEAVEEILAEIARKQKVTKE